A genomic region of Metopolophium dirhodum isolate CAU chromosome 1, ASM1992520v1, whole genome shotgun sequence contains the following coding sequences:
- the LOC132932865 gene encoding uncharacterized protein LOC132932865, whose product MPNIGGPCGWKRKLLGTVVDSQLLYATPAWIGKATVAARTRANMIRQQRAVALRTIRAYRSVSDEATLVLASTVPADLLGLERKRIQSRLATETAPGALRPSKASVRREERARTIEAWQQRWEATSKASWTKRHCRDTDASRNTSPMCLQCLSHEDTAEHTLTECPNWSAFQVPLATQLGHSPTAADIGDIVCGPPFDQLPADEDEKRAILMQAEETFQLSYRMIEDILTVKEDEERARQAAEPADGPDVR is encoded by the exons ATGCCGAACATCGGAGGCCCCTGCGGATGGAAACGTAAGCTGCTCGGAACCGTGGTGGACAGCCAGCTGCTGTACGCCACACCCGCGTGGATCGGCAAGGCAACCGTCGCGGCCAGGACCAGAGCGAACATGATCCGCCAGCAGAGAGCGGTCGCGTTGAGGACCATCCGCGCTTACCGCTCAGTCTCAGACGAAGCCACCCTGGTACTGGCCTCGACGGTTCCTGCGGACCTACTCGGCCTCGAACGGAAGAGGATCCAGTCCCGCCTCGCCACTGAAACGGCTCCTGGGGCGCTACGACCCTCCAAAGCGTCCGTCAGAAGGGAGGAGAGAGCCCGAACTATCGAGGCATGGCAGCAGAGATGGGAGGCCACCAGTAAGGCGTCCTGGACCAAACG GCACTGTCGGGACACGGATGCTTCCAGGAATACCAGCCCCATGTGTCTCCAGTGTCTGAGCCATGAGGACACTGCCGAGCACACCCTGACGGAGTGCCCCAACTGGAGCGCGTTCCAGGTCCCTCTGGCCACTCAGCTGGGCCACAGTCCGACCGCAGCCGACATCGGCGACATCGTGTGCGGCCCCCCCTTCGACCAGCTCCCGGCGGACGAAGACGAGAAGCGGGCGATCCTGATGCAAGCGGAGGAAACGTTCCAGTTGTCCTATCGGATGATTGAAGACATCCTGACAGTGAAGGAGGACGAGGAGAGAGCCCGCCAAGCAGCAGAGCCAGCCGACGGACCAGACGTCAGATAA
- the LOC132932864 gene encoding ATP-dependent DNA helicase pif1-like: MTSEQNNVFNHVINCVEESTGNIFFLDAPGGTGKTFIINLLLAKIRSSGKIAIGVASSGIASTLIHGGKTAHSMFKLPIDLNITNTPVCNIKKNSQLAKVLTDCVLIVWDECTMAHKSGVEALDRTLRDIRSSDKTMGGITLVFAGDFRQTLPVVPRGTRSDQINASLKSSTIWLKVNKLSLTVNMRTKLTGDIHAGEFSTLLLNISSGTVNDKDGYITIVKKLAVSTNSLEQLIQSVYQDIGNLKNLNSEWLCERVILITTNNRADTINSLIVSGFQALEMDYISIDTVIDSEESVHFPTEFLNSQTPSGMPPHKISLKVGVPIILLRNLNSPRLYNGTRLRVTSLTKNVIEAEILTGCAKGEKIFLPKIPLYPNDFPVKFRRVQFPIKVCFAMTINKAQGQTLTYCGVDLENNCFSHGQLYVAFSRVGRPDHLYVYAPQNKTLNVVYQEVLT, from the coding sequence ATGACTTCAgaacaaaataatgtgtttaatCATGTCATTAATTGTGTTGAGGAGTCAACaggtaatattttctttttggatGCTCCTGGGGGCACTggaaaaacttttattattaatttgttgttagCAAAAATCCGATCATCCGGTAAAATTGCTATAGGTGTGGCATCATCGGGAATAGCATCAACGTTAATCCACGGTGGTAAGACTGCACATTCAATGTTCAAGCTACCAATAGACTTAAACATTACCAATACCCcagtttgtaatataaaaaaaaattcacaattaGCCAAAGTATTAACCGATTGTGTACTAATTGTGTGGGATGAGTGCACAATGGCTCATAAATCGGGCGTAGAGGCCTTAGATCGAACATTACGGGATATTCGGTCATCAGATAAAACTATGGGAGGCATCACATTAGTATTTGCGGGAGATTTTAGACAAACATTACCGGTTGTTCCACGGGGAACACGATCTGATCAAATAAATGCGAGTCTAAAATCATCTACGATTTGGTTGAAAGTAAACAAATTGTCTCTTACTGTAAATATGCGAACCAAATTAACAGGAGATATACACGCAGGAGAATTTTCTACATTACTCTTAAATATTAGTAGCGGAACTGTAAATGATAAGGATGGGTACATaacaattgtaaaaaaactAGCAGTATCGACAAATTCGTTGGAACAACTGATACAAAGTGTGTACCAAGATATTGGGAATTTGAAAAATCTGAATAGTGAATGGTTATGCGAACgcgttattttaataactacaaATAACCGAGCTGACACAATAAACTCACTAATAGTTAGTGGATTTCAAGCACTAGAAATGGATTACATTTCTATCGATACAGTTATTGATAGTGAAGAATCGGTACATTTTCCTACAGAGTTCTTAAATTCACAAACACCATCTGGTATGCCTCCTCATAAAATATCACTGAAGGTGGGGGTTCCAATCATATTATTGAGAAATTTGAATTCTCCTAGATTATATAACGGGACTAGGCTTCGTGTCACCTCtcttacaaaaaatgtaatcgaAGCTGAAATTTTGACCGGATGTGCTAAgggagaaaaaatatttttaccgaaAATACCATTATACCCCAACGATTTTCCAGTTAAGTTTAGAAGAGTTCAGTTTCCAATAAAAGTCTGTTTTGCAATGACAATAAACAAAGCTCAAGGTCAGACTTTAACTTATTGTGGTGTAGATTTAGAAAATAACTGTTTCTCACACGGACAATTGTATGTGGCATTTTCTAGAGTTGGAAGACCTGACCATTTGTACGTTTATGCACCACAAAATAAAACTCTAAATGTAGTATACCAAGAGGTTTTGACTTAA